A DNA window from Methanobrevibacter ruminantium contains the following coding sequences:
- a CDS encoding flippase yields MGEATGSSKVAKGSAIILIGNVIFRVGGYLYRFLMASLLGPAAYGILGLTTPFQGIFQVLSAAGLPPAIAKYVSEYNALDEEDLARQTVFTALKIMVFLGFFFGLIMVFVAAPIITNYYHKPEALLPLQAVGLITPFSVIVGAFRGAFQGVYKMEYILYTRAIEQIFMILFATALVILGLSTFGAVLGSVLGFAASAVSAVYIFKKYMGKYIPPANPDFKFTFRQELGLAKRLLFFSIPVTVTALAEMGIYSICTLIMGGFLAASAIGYFTAADPISRLPLIVSSSLATTILPAASEAYALKDQNLLEKYVNASYKYGMFFVIPMCVGIAIFAKEIMGLVYFTNSAYMNGAMSLAILVLGMTFYSIYTISGSIVQGIGNPRIPMYLLIFGCIITLGLGWYLIPTYGIEGGALATTIASFIMMIPMFLLQFRLTKTHAPYSFLTKVTIASLIMALPAFVLPNNSYGLIAGLIICPIIYMIAIVALRTLSHDDVAGFRRFTRKLGPLSKYANKLLDTIDKYSS; encoded by the coding sequence ATGGGAGAAGCGACTGGAAGTTCTAAAGTAGCAAAAGGAAGCGCTATTATCTTAATAGGAAATGTTATCTTCCGTGTAGGAGGATACCTTTACCGTTTTCTTATGGCATCACTCTTAGGACCGGCAGCATATGGTATACTTGGACTTACAACTCCATTTCAAGGAATATTCCAGGTCTTGTCTGCAGCAGGGCTTCCACCAGCAATAGCTAAATACGTATCTGAATACAATGCTCTTGATGAAGAGGATTTGGCTCGCCAAACTGTTTTTACAGCACTGAAGATAATGGTCTTTTTAGGATTCTTCTTTGGTCTGATTATGGTATTTGTAGCTGCACCTATAATTACAAACTATTATCATAAGCCAGAGGCATTATTGCCGCTCCAGGCTGTTGGTTTAATCACTCCTTTCAGTGTAATAGTTGGTGCATTTAGAGGTGCTTTCCAAGGTGTGTACAAAATGGAATACATCCTTTACACACGTGCAATTGAACAGATATTCATGATCCTATTTGCAACAGCACTTGTAATTTTAGGATTATCCACCTTTGGTGCAGTATTAGGTTCCGTACTCGGTTTTGCAGCATCTGCAGTATCTGCAGTCTATATCTTTAAAAAGTATATGGGAAAATACATCCCTCCTGCAAATCCTGACTTTAAGTTCACCTTCAGACAGGAATTGGGCCTTGCAAAAAGACTGCTTTTCTTTTCAATTCCGGTTACAGTCACTGCACTTGCTGAAATGGGTATTTACAGTATCTGTACCTTGATTATGGGAGGATTCCTAGCTGCATCTGCAATCGGTTACTTTACAGCAGCAGATCCTATTTCAAGACTTCCTTTAATCGTTTCAAGCTCACTTGCAACTACAATATTGCCTGCGGCATCTGAAGCATATGCCCTTAAGGATCAAAACCTTCTTGAAAAGTATGTGAATGCATCCTACAAATACGGAATGTTCTTTGTAATTCCAATGTGTGTTGGAATAGCTATCTTTGCAAAGGAAATCATGGGGCTTGTATACTTCACCAATTCCGCTTACATGAATGGTGCAATGTCTCTTGCAATTCTTGTTTTAGGTATGACATTCTATTCAATCTATACAATTTCAGGAAGTATTGTTCAAGGTATTGGAAATCCAAGAATTCCAATGTATCTTTTGATATTTGGCTGTATCATAACTTTAGGACTCGGATGGTACTTGATTCCAACTTATGGAATTGAAGGTGGAGCGCTAGCTACCACAATAGCTTCATTCATAATGATGATACCTATGTTCCTGCTTCAATTCAGATTAACAAAAACCCATGCCCCTTATTCATTCTTAACTAAAGTTACAATAGCTTCATTGATTATGGCATTGCCTGCATTTGTGCTTCCGAACAATAGCTATGGATTGATTGCAGGATTGATAATCTGTCCAATCATCTACATGATTGCAATTGTAGCACTTAGAACATTATCTCACGATGATGTAGCAGGATTT
- a CDS encoding flavodoxin family protein: MKIVGICGSPREGASEYLLNRALNELEKEDSFETTFISVKDKSISPCTHCNECAETKGKCSISDDMDEIYKALKEADGIIMASPIHFGSVSAQLKAVIDRCQAMIMEDLDIFKNKVGISIVVGGDRSGGQELAIQQINTFYLLNKIIPLSGGSFGANLGACLWSQDDGAEGVKEDEYGLKTLDMTISHFKEFLLEFKS, encoded by the coding sequence ATGAAAATTGTTGGAATTTGTGGAAGTCCAAGGGAAGGTGCCAGCGAATACTTATTGAATAGGGCATTGAATGAACTGGAAAAGGAAGACTCATTTGAAACCACATTCATATCTGTAAAAGACAAAAGCATTTCTCCTTGCACCCACTGCAATGAATGCGCGGAAACTAAGGGAAAATGCTCAATATCTGATGATATGGATGAGATCTATAAAGCTCTTAAGGAGGCAGATGGAATAATAATGGCAAGTCCAATCCATTTCGGAAGTGTCTCTGCACAATTGAAGGCCGTGATTGACAGATGCCAAGCAATGATTATGGAAGACTTGGACATTTTCAAAAACAAGGTGGGCATTTCAATAGTTGTAGGTGGAGACAGGTCTGGAGGTCAGGAATTGGCAATTCAGCAAATAAACACATTCTACCTTTTGAATAAAATAATTCCATTAAGCGGAGGATCCTTTGGCGCTAATTTAGGTGCATGCCTATGGTCCCAGGATGATGGTGCAGAAGGTGTAAAGGAAGACGAATACGGGCTTAAAACATTGGACATGACTATAAGCCATTTTAAAGAGTTCCTGTTAGAGTTTAAATCATGA